One window of the Vigna radiata var. radiata cultivar VC1973A chromosome 1, Vradiata_ver6, whole genome shotgun sequence genome contains the following:
- the LOC106756446 gene encoding uncharacterized protein LOC106756446, translating to MKQKEQQGKGEGSYLKLFFAQLDLLNFFGHALVFGIGLLIGITLTFFVNNFSFANFQIQQSSLSSNTVEPPPSPPPSRPPFSPISSNISSPISATQTKNISQYFDSTQNNTSCSPQKDNRTVPSSDSSLVNNTTSVMNFTRIGLSEFLKPPMAMHDMNDEELLWKASMVPMIHNLPFKQTPKVAFMFLTKGPVMLAPLWERFFKGNEGLYSIYVHSHPSFNETVPPSSVFHGRNIPSKEVRWGENSMIEAERRLLGNALLDFSNQRFVLLSESCIPLFNFNTIYTYLMNSTKTFVEAYDQPGEVGRGRYRSKMRPQISLSQWRKGSQWFQIDRFLALQIVSDHHYFPVFLKYCNPNCYSDEHYLPTFISIKFWKRNSNRTLTWVDWSKGGAHPSRFYRNHVTNEFLNKLRFGTSCEYNGHTTNICHLFARKFTTHALGRLLRFAPKLMQFN from the exons ATGAAGCAGAAGGAGCAACAAGGCAAAGGTGAAGGTTCATATCTGAAACTCTTTTTTGCTCAACTAGACCTTCTCAACTTCTTTGGTCATGCTCTAGTTTTTGGCATTGGTTTACTCATTGGAATCACACTCACTTTCTTTGTCAACAATTTCTCCTTCGCCAACTTTCAAATTCAACAATCTTCCCTTTCATCCAATACCGTCGAACCGCCACCGTCACCACCGCCGTCACGGCCACCCTTTTCTCCGATCTCCTCCAACATCTCATCACCAATATCAGCCacccaaacaaaaaatatatctcAGTATTTTGATTCTACACAAAATAACACCTCATGTTCACCCCAGAAAGATAACCGAACCGTACCTTCTTCTGATTCCTCCTTGGTCAACAACACAACAAGTGTGATGAATTTCACAAGAATTGGGTTGAGTGAATTCTTGAAGCCCCCCATGGCCATGCATGATATGAACGACGAAGAGTTGTTGTGGAAAGCTTCCATGGTTCCCATGATTCACaatctcccattcaaacagacTCCAAAGGTTGCATTCATGTTTCTGACAAAAGGGCCTGTGATGTTGGCTCCTCTGTGGGAGAGATTCTTCAAAGGAAATGAAGGGTTGTATTCTATCTATGTCCATTCCCACCCTTCTTTCAATGAAACAGTGCCTCCAAGCTCTGTCTTCCATGGCCGCAATATCCCTAGCAAG GAAGTAAGGTGGGGTGAGAACAGCATGATAGAAGCAGAGAGAAGGCTATTAGGGAATGCACTCCTTGATTTCTCGAACCAACGTTTTGTGCTACTCTCAGAATCATGCATCCCTTTGTTCAACTTCAACACCATCTACACTTACCTAATGAACTCAACCAAGACCTTTGTGGAAGCCTACGATCAGCCAGGTGAAGTGGGCCGTGGCAGGTACAGGTCCAAAATGAGGCCCCAGATCAGTCTCTCCCAATGGAGAAAAGGGTCTCAATGGTTCCAAATAGACCGTTTTCTAGCCCTTCAAATAGTCTCTGACCATCACTACTTCCCAGTCTTCTTAAAGTACTGCAACCCTAATTGCTACAGTGATGAACACTACTTGCCCACATTTATCAGCATCAAGTTTTGGAAGAGAAACTCTAACAGAACCTTGACATGGGTTGATTGGTCAAAGGGTGGTGCTCATCCTTCAAGGTTTTACAGAAATCATGTGACCAATGAGTTTTTGAACAAGCTGAGGTTTGGAACATCATGCGAGTACAATGGTCACACCACAAATATTTGTCATTTGTTTGCAAGGAAATTCACCACTCATGCTTTGGGTAGATTGCTCAGATTTGCTCCAAAGctcatgcaattcaattga